Proteins encoded within one genomic window of Coriobacteriia bacterium:
- a CDS encoding F0F1 ATP synthase subunit gamma — protein sequence MQKLVEVRKRMDTVRNIQSITRALATVSSAKLSRTRARAAGMRLYVQRMRDVLQRQQAEAAAKGVDLTPLSPFMQPRPAVRRVVLVHFAGDRGMCGSYNMAVNRTAWRFITRQQEAGREVRVFVKGLRGERYLRKKTAGCEISLLPAWRRAGVTTDDVAEIYDMVTEMFLSGEADEIHCCYTQFFSPLRRVPRVVRLLPVAAEDLPAAATPAGSAGGAGVLDAPKTEGPSGEATPATAASHRAEGGREPDGWHYEPSFEAIVAELISLFVCVQVEDVLLESYASEQGARMITMEEASERADKTLADLGVKYNRLRREVITIDLLGVLFASKMRAEEEAAGTGGAARSR from the coding sequence GTGCAGAAGCTCGTCGAGGTCCGAAAGCGGATGGACACCGTCCGCAACATACAGAGCATCACGCGCGCGCTGGCCACGGTGTCTTCCGCGAAGCTCTCGAGAACGCGCGCGCGAGCGGCCGGCATGCGCCTCTACGTGCAGCGGATGCGCGACGTGCTGCAGCGGCAGCAGGCCGAGGCGGCGGCGAAGGGGGTCGACCTCACGCCGCTGTCGCCCTTCATGCAGCCCAGACCCGCGGTGAGACGCGTCGTGCTCGTGCACTTCGCGGGTGACCGGGGCATGTGCGGCAGCTACAACATGGCGGTGAACCGCACCGCCTGGCGCTTCATCACCCGGCAGCAGGAGGCCGGTCGCGAGGTCCGGGTCTTCGTCAAGGGCCTCCGCGGCGAGCGCTACTTGAGGAAGAAGACGGCCGGGTGCGAGATCTCGCTCCTGCCGGCGTGGCGCCGGGCGGGCGTGACGACGGACGACGTGGCCGAGATCTACGACATGGTCACCGAGATGTTCCTCTCCGGCGAGGCCGACGAGATCCACTGCTGCTACACGCAGTTCTTCTCGCCGCTGAGGCGCGTGCCGCGGGTCGTGCGGCTGCTGCCGGTCGCCGCGGAGGACCTGCCGGCCGCCGCCACGCCCGCCGGCTCGGCCGGCGGCGCGGGCGTCCTGGATGCGCCGAAGACGGAAGGGCCGTCGGGAGAGGCGACGCCGGCGACGGCAGCCTCGCATCGCGCCGAGGGCGGCCGCGAGCCGGACGGCTGGCACTACGAGCCGAGCTTCGAGGCCATCGTGGCGGAGCTCATCTCGTTGTTCGTGTGCGTCCAGGTGGAGGACGTCCTGCTCGAGTCGTACGCGAGCGAGCAGGGGGCCCGGATGATCACCATGGAGGAGGCGAGCGAGCGCGCGGACAAGACGCTCGCGGACCTCGGCGTGAAGTACAACCGGCTGCGCCGCGAGGTCATCACCATCGACCTTCTCGGCGTGCTGTTCGCCTCGAAGATGCGCGCCGAGGAGGAAGCCGCCGGCACGGGCGGGGCGGCACGGTCGCGCTGA
- the atpD gene encoding F0F1 ATP synthase subunit beta, with protein sequence MTRQVFERIVEEIEREASEGTVVQVMGPVVDVAFGGEMPAIGDLLRVGDKDTGLPLEAVQLLGEGTIRAIALDSTDGLRRNMRVFDLDRPISVPVGPGICGRMFNVLGEPIDGRGAVNAVKLQAIHKPPTPYSKIKTFSAVFETGLKAIDLLTPFPRGGKIALFGGAGVGKTVVIMELIRNVGLEHKGVSVFGGIGERTREGNDLWLEMQETGVLERAVLYFGQMNEPPGARFRIAHSALTAAEYFRDEEKRDVLLFFDNIYRYIQAGLEVSLLRARIPSEVGYQPTLFTEIGTLQERIASTDDGAITSVQAVYVPADDLADPGPAAVFSHLDATVVLSRRIVEQGIYPAVDPLTSTSQILEPWVVGEEHVRVAGRAKGYLQRYGALQDLIAILGVEELSEEDKVVVTRARRLQKFLSQPFFVAEQYTGIPGRYVTIAETIRGFREICDGLHDNVPEQAFYMVGTIDEALEKAETLAPRPDEPAPVGAEAEAV encoded by the coding sequence ATGACGCGGCAGGTCTTCGAGCGCATCGTCGAGGAGATCGAGCGTGAAGCGAGCGAGGGGACGGTCGTCCAGGTCATGGGCCCCGTGGTCGATGTCGCCTTCGGCGGTGAGATGCCCGCGATAGGCGACCTGCTCAGGGTCGGCGACAAGGACACCGGGTTGCCGCTCGAAGCGGTCCAGCTCCTCGGGGAGGGAACGATACGGGCGATCGCGTTGGACTCCACCGACGGGCTGCGCCGCAACATGCGGGTGTTCGATCTGGACAGGCCCATCTCGGTGCCCGTGGGGCCCGGGATATGCGGCCGTATGTTCAACGTGCTGGGCGAGCCGATCGACGGACGGGGCGCGGTGAACGCGGTCAAGCTGCAGGCGATCCACAAGCCGCCGACGCCCTACTCCAAGATCAAGACGTTCAGCGCCGTGTTCGAGACCGGGCTCAAAGCGATCGACCTGCTCACCCCCTTCCCCAGGGGCGGGAAGATCGCGTTGTTCGGCGGCGCGGGCGTGGGCAAGACGGTCGTGATCATGGAGCTGATCCGCAACGTCGGACTGGAGCACAAGGGCGTCAGCGTCTTCGGCGGGATCGGGGAGCGGACCCGGGAGGGCAACGACCTGTGGCTGGAGATGCAGGAGACCGGCGTGCTCGAGCGGGCGGTGCTCTACTTCGGCCAGATGAACGAGCCTCCCGGCGCGCGCTTCCGCATCGCACACTCCGCGCTCACGGCCGCCGAGTACTTCCGCGACGAGGAGAAGCGCGACGTCCTGCTCTTCTTCGACAACATCTACCGCTACATCCAGGCCGGCCTCGAGGTCTCGCTGCTGAGGGCGCGCATACCGTCGGAGGTCGGCTACCAGCCTACGCTGTTCACCGAGATCGGGACGCTGCAGGAGCGAATCGCGTCGACCGACGACGGCGCGATCACGAGCGTGCAGGCGGTGTACGTGCCGGCCGACGACCTCGCCGACCCCGGTCCGGCGGCAGTCTTCTCGCACCTGGACGCGACCGTCGTGCTCTCGCGACGCATCGTGGAGCAGGGCATCTACCCCGCCGTCGACCCGCTGACGTCGACCTCGCAGATCCTGGAGCCGTGGGTCGTCGGGGAGGAGCACGTCAGGGTCGCCGGACGCGCGAAGGGCTACCTGCAGCGCTACGGCGCGTTGCAGGACCTGATCGCGATCCTGGGCGTCGAGGAGCTCTCCGAGGAGGACAAGGTCGTGGTCACCCGTGCCAGGCGGCTCCAGAAGTTCCTCTCGCAGCCGTTCTTCGTCGCCGAGCAGTACACCGGTATCCCTGGCCGCTACGTCACCATCGCCGAGACGATACGGGGGTTCAGGGAGATATGCGACGGCCTGCACGACAACGTCCCCGAGCAGGCGTTCTACATGGTGGGCACGATCGACGAGGCACTCGAGAAGGCCGAGACGCTGGCTCCCCGGCCCGACGAGCCCGCGCCGGTCGGAGCCGAGGCCGAGGCGGTGTAG